The Glycine soja cultivar W05 chromosome 8, ASM419377v2, whole genome shotgun sequence genome has a window encoding:
- the LOC114423081 gene encoding nicotinamidase 1-like encodes MVSSNTAELLREEIPVKQQPLTLSADIITGLVLVDVVNGFCTVGAGNLAPKEPDERISQMVKESLRLSKAFSERKWPIFAFLDCHHPDKPEPPYPPHCIIGSGEEKLVPDLLWLENDPNATLRQKECIDGFLGSTEKDGSNVFIDWVKNNQIKQILVAGICTDICVLDFVSSVLSVRNRGFLTPLENVIVSSQACATYDLPLHVAKTNKDFVSHPQELMHHVGLYIASGRGAHIASEVLFE; translated from the exons ATGGTTTCTTCCAACACTGCCGAGCTGCTGAGAGAGGAGATTCCTGTGAAGCAACAACCTCTGACTTTGTCTGCAGACATCATAACCGGCCTCGTACTCGTCGATGTTGTCAATGGCTTCTGCACCGTTGGAGCTGGCAATTTG GCGCCGAAAGAACCAGATGAACGAATTTCTCAGATGGTAAAAGAATCTCTGAGGCTGTCCAAAGCATTCTCTGAGAGAAAGTGGCCAATTTTTGCTTTCCTTGATTGCCATCACCCCGACAAACCCGAACCCCCTTATCCACCACACTGTATTATAGGATCAGGCGAAGAAAAATTGGTTCCTG ATCTGCTGTGGTTGGAAAATGACCCAAATGCAACACTCAGGCAAAAAGAATGCATTGATGGATTCCTTGGGTCAACTGAGAAAGATGGCTCTAATGTCTTCATTGATTGGgtgaaaaataatcaaataaaacaa ATTTTGGTTGCTGGGATATGCACTGATATATGTGTGCTGGATTTTGTCTCTTCTGTCTTGTCTGTGAGAAACCGTGGTTTCCTTACTCCTCTGGAAAATGTGATCGTGTCTTCCCAAGCTTGTGCTACTTATGATTTGCCATTGCATGTGGCCAAAACTAACAAGGATTTTGTATCTCATCCACAG GAGTTGATGCATCACGTTGGCCTTTACATAGCCAGTGGAAGGGGGGCCCATATAGCTTCAGAAGTGTTATTTGAATAA
- the LOC114423083 gene encoding protein NETWORKED 2D-like → MLQRAASNAYSWWWASHIRTKQSKWMEQNLQDMEEKVHAVLKLLEEEGDSFAKRAEMYYKRRPELINFVEESFRAYRSLADRYDHISTELQNANNTIASVCPDQVPYMDDDDEDSPRPKTPRKMPEGHKPNIPNVPKVPKPPLRDLKSVITTATKKLNPKKVVASAAVAPKVQKSGLSRKEALAEVDKLQKEILALQTVKEFVKSSYDNAIARYWDTDQQIQGLQEKVSNLQDELGEGVAIDDEEARCLMAAAALKSCQETLSQLELKQAISLDETKIETKRVKEAREKLSSLMNEFNYDQTNSKEPRAKGGVKEIAGTKDLDVDVDKMNQQRQELQQLQEKIKEHFEAGSYSTLTVKDMAEKIDSLVNKVINLESAVSSQTALVKRLKVETDELHTVVRTLEGDKEGLISDKAKLNEQLREMDDKLREVQDLNQVVEDQNTNLQTHFTEAHCNLDHLSEKVQKVKPDLVAEISLTQRKSSREAESEHFPKGLDALNQDSVLLNEGHKVNATIEDTVNSDKELMVAEVAKDGVIPENKPNNVTGSPEMNEETPVENKSPIELKEREKSPDSNYSDVTESTDALKTSSGNRMTKEDESDWQQLLNGMQDREKALLSEYTNALQNYDDMKIRLAEIEKKNQDALFESSLQLKELKTANALKDEEIRLLRQKLGVLQKSLEGMEDLGELTSVQPAPPEQHDIEEFLKVEEPESTTSAIEEKFRMSIDELLEENLDFWMKFSTSFTGIHKFETTIKDLLIEVSRIEEKCKSSEGSSSVKYSLKSDARPLYKHLAEILNELTMWLENSALLKEELQCRFSSLCEIQEEITTALKASAEDDDFKFTSYQAAKFQGEVLNMKQENNRVADELQAGLDLVTSLQLDGEKALAKMNERFGLSNSNKSQRSSDSQNSVPLRSFIFGVKPKKQKQSIFSCMTPGMHRKYRGHRG, encoded by the exons ATGTTGCAGAGAGCTGCAAGCAATGCATATTCATGGTGGTGGGCTAGCCACATCAGAACAAAGCAATCAAAATGGATGGAACAAAACCTCCAAG ATATGGAGGAAAAGGTGCACGCTGTTTTGAAGCTCCTAGAGGAAGAGGGGGATTCCTTTGCCAAGAGAGCAGAAATGTATTATAAAAGGAGACCAGAGCTGATAAACTTTGTGGAAGAATCATTCAGGGCATACCGTTCTTTAGCGGATAGGTATGATCACATATCAACTGAGTTGCAAAATGCAAACAACACTATCGCTTCTGTGTGCCCGGATCAAGTCCCATAtatggatgatgatgatgaggattCGCCTAGACCGAAAACCCCGAGAAAAATGCCAGAAGGGCACAAGCCAAATATTCCTAATGTTCCAAAGGTTCCAAAGCCTCCACTTAGAGATTTAAAAAGTGTCATAACAACAGCCACAAAGAAACTCAATCCCAAGAAGGTAGTAGCATCTGCAGCTGTGGCTCCTAAAGTTCAAAAATCTGGATTGAGCAGAAAGGAGGCGCTTGCAGAGGTTGACAAGCTGCAGAAAGAGATTCTGGCATTGCAAACAGTGAAAGAGTTTGTGAAGAGTTCTTATGATAATGCCATTGCCAGGTACTGGGATACTGATCAGCAGATCCAGGGATTACAAGAGAAAGTGTCCAATTTGCAAGATGAACTTGGAGAAGGTGTTGCTATTGATGACGAGGAAGCACGGTGTTTGATGGCAGCAGCAGCTCTTAAGTCATGCCAAGAGACATTGTCACAGTTGGAACTGAAACAGGCTATATCACTTGATGAGACGAAAATTGAGACCAAAAGGGTAAAGGAAGCGAGGGAAAAGTTAAGTTCTCTCATGAATGAGTTCAATTATGATCAAACCAATTCCAAAGAGCCAAGGGCAAAAGGAGGTGTAAAAGAAATAGCTGGAACAAAGGACTTGGATGTAGATGTGGACAAAATGAATCAGCAGAGACAGGAGTTGCAGCAATTGcaggagaaaataaaagaacactTTGAGGCTGGATCCTATTCAACTCTAACAGTGAAAGATATGGCAGAAAAGATTGATTCACTTGTGAACAAAGTTATCAACTTAGAAAGTGCAGTTTCTTCCCAGACAGCTCTTGTAAAGAGATTAAAAGTAGAAACTGATGAACTTCATACCGTGGTTCGAACTCTAGAAGGTGATAAGGAAGGCTTGATCAGTGATAAAGCTAAATTGAACGAGCAACTGAGAGAAATGGATGATAAGCTGCGTGAGGTACAGGATCTAAACCAAGTTGTTGAAGATCAGAATACCAACCTCCAAACCCATTTCACTGAAGCACATTGTAATCTAGATCATCTGTCGGAGAAAGTCCAAAAGGTGAAGCCAGATCTGGTTGCGGAAATATCACTAACACAAAGGAAGTCATCAAGGGAAGCTGAATCTGAACATTTTCCTAAAGGACTAGATGCATTGAATCAAGACAGTGTGCTATTGAATGAGGGGCATAAGGTCAATGCAACAATAGAAGATACTGTGAATTCAGACAAGGAGCTTATGGTTGCAGAAGTGGCAAAGGACGGTGTAATTCCAGAAAACAAGCCTAATAATGTCACAGGTTCACCAGAAATGAATGAGGAAACCCCAGTGGAAAACAAATCTCCAATAGAgttgaaagaaagagagaagtcCCCGGATTCTAACTACAGTGATGTTACAGAATCAACAGATGCTTTGAAAACTAGTAGCGGAAATAGAATGACAAAAGAAGATGAGTCTGATTGGCAGCAATTGTTGAATGGAATGCAGGATAGGGAAAAGGCTTTGCTGTCAGAGTATACTAATGCTCTTCAAAATTATGATGATATGAAGATCAGACTAGCtgaaatagagaagaaaaatcaagatgCCCTCTTTGAGTCATCTTTGCAGTTGAAAGAACTGAAGACTGCTAATGCCTTGAAAGATGAAGAAATTAGACTCCTACGTCAGAAACTAGGTGTCCTGCAGAAAAGCTTGGAGGGAATGGAGGATTTGGGAGAGTTAACTTCAGTGCAGCCAGCACCACCGGAGCAACATGACATTgaagaatttttaaaagttgaagAACCTGAATCTACAACATCAGCCATTGAAGAGAAGTTCCGGATGAGCATTGATGAACTTCTAGAGGAGAACCTAGACTTCTGGATGAAATTCAGTACTTCTTTTACTGGGATACACAAATTTGAAACCACTATAAAAGATTTGCTGATTGAGGTATCAAGAATTGAGGAAAAATGTAAATCATCAGAAGGCAGTAGTAGCGTGAAATATTCATTGAAATCAGACGCAAGACCACTTTATAAACACCTTGCGGAGATTCTAAATGAACTAACAATGTGGTTGGAAAACAGTGCATTGTTGAAGGAAGAACTTCAATGTAGATTCTCTTCCTTGTGTGAAATCCAAGAAGAGATAACTACGGCACTGAAAGCCAGTGCTGAAGATGATGACTTCAAGTTCACCAGCTATCAAGCAGCCAAGTTCCAAGGCGAGGTTTTGAACATGAAACAAGAGAACAACAGAGTTGCTGATGAACTTCAAGCAGGTCTAGATCTAGTAACATCTCTCCAACTTGATGGTGAGAAGGCTCTTGCGAAGATGAATGAGCGATTTGGGCTCTCAAATTCTAACAAAAGCCAGAGATCTTCAGATTCCCAGAACTCAGTTCCTCTCAGGTCATTCATCTTTGGTGTCAaaccaaagaaacaaaaacaatcaaTCTTCTCCTGCATGACCCCTGGAATGCATAGGAAATACCGTGGTCATAGAGGATAA